A window of Infirmifilum lucidum contains these coding sequences:
- the proC gene encoding pyrroline-5-carboxylate reductase produces MLEVTGVAVLGAGKIGSAIVKALVSRAQDVRVVATGRSAETLRRVESLGAHATRDNRRAVESAELVVISVKPHHFPQLLRETGFDVWDGKVVVSVMAGVRLATLQSVLEGAEVYRAMPNLNAYVGKSATAIAENGSGSSRSLVEELFSLVGYTYWVPEEYLDVWTGLAGSGPAFLAEIVDALAMGAVASGMSRELAYRAILDVMEGTALLLKAREGVHPAQLRDEVATPAGTTIRGLTVLESEGVKAALMRVVEEASRRSREIGVDVDEKARKELAQIWQQAKNKI; encoded by the coding sequence ATGCTCGAAGTCACCGGCGTTGCTGTCCTAGGGGCTGGGAAGATAGGTAGCGCCATCGTGAAGGCGCTCGTGAGCCGGGCCCAAGACGTGCGTGTAGTGGCCACGGGTAGGAGCGCGGAGACTCTGAGGAGAGTTGAGAGCCTTGGGGCCCACGCTACAAGGGACAACAGGAGGGCCGTAGAATCCGCGGAGCTCGTAGTAATCAGCGTGAAGCCGCACCACTTCCCCCAGCTCCTCAGGGAGACGGGCTTTGACGTGTGGGATGGCAAAGTAGTGGTGTCCGTAATGGCGGGCGTCAGGCTGGCAACCCTCCAGAGCGTCCTAGAGGGAGCAGAGGTGTACAGGGCTATGCCGAACTTGAACGCCTACGTCGGCAAGTCGGCGACAGCTATAGCCGAAAACGGCTCCGGCTCTAGCAGAAGCTTAGTCGAAGAGCTCTTCAGCCTCGTCGGCTACACCTACTGGGTTCCCGAGGAGTACCTGGACGTGTGGACGGGGCTGGCCGGGAGCGGCCCAGCGTTTCTAGCGGAGATAGTTGACGCCCTCGCGATGGGCGCAGTGGCCTCGGGCATGAGCCGCGAGCTAGCCTACAGGGCGATACTAGACGTCATGGAGGGGACGGCCCTCTTACTGAAGGCCCGGGAGGGCGTACACCCGGCACAGCTACGGGACGAGGTGGCAACACCCGCTGGCACAACGATTAGAGGTCTCACGGTGCTCGAGTCTGAGGGGGTTAAAGCCGCGCTAATGAGGGTTGTCGAGGAGGCCTCGAGGAGGTCGAGGGAGATAGGAGTAGACGTAGACGAGAAGGCTCGGAAAGAGCTGGCCCAGATCTGGCAACAGGCCAAAAACAAGATATAG
- a CDS encoding phosphatase PAP2 family protein → MEKQLLVDKVALAATAVLLVSPLLAYLTGLWLPYWKLVTALGYEEAYVALAVVIFVAVSPQLGYYTLLSLLTSAWLNVYLKNALAMPRPPPEQWKVPEEGYGFPSGHAQTSTAFWSAACLAVRRLALAAFSAVLVALISVSRLELGVHYPRDVVGGVLIGLAVSLATYYAAERLLRADKRKASLAVLLYSLLVALLYGVQPDPTIVKVAGVLAGSSAYPLLRDRVKPASSLAWRAALSLLALAIAMALTRAAKAAPPPLQFAAYLAVAVTIISTPLIHRQART, encoded by the coding sequence GTGGAAAAGCAGCTTCTCGTAGACAAGGTGGCCCTCGCCGCCACGGCAGTTCTACTGGTGTCTCCCCTGCTAGCGTACCTCACCGGACTGTGGCTACCCTACTGGAAGCTCGTAACAGCCCTGGGCTACGAGGAGGCCTACGTCGCCCTTGCTGTAGTAATCTTCGTGGCAGTGTCCCCGCAGCTCGGCTACTACACGCTCCTCTCCCTCCTGACGTCAGCCTGGCTGAACGTCTACCTCAAAAACGCCCTTGCGATGCCGCGCCCCCCTCCAGAGCAGTGGAAGGTGCCAGAGGAGGGCTACGGCTTCCCCAGCGGCCACGCCCAGACGTCTACGGCGTTCTGGTCAGCGGCGTGCCTGGCAGTCAGGCGCCTGGCGCTAGCTGCCTTCAGCGCGGTGCTCGTAGCCCTCATATCCGTCTCCAGGCTCGAGCTCGGCGTCCACTACCCCCGGGACGTCGTCGGGGGAGTCCTTATAGGGCTCGCCGTGTCACTGGCAACCTACTACGCAGCAGAACGGCTGCTGAGGGCGGACAAGAGGAAGGCGTCGCTGGCAGTACTCCTCTACTCTCTCCTCGTTGCCCTCCTCTACGGGGTGCAGCCAGACCCGACTATAGTGAAGGTAGCAGGAGTCCTCGCGGGATCCTCTGCGTACCCGCTCCTACGAGACAGGGTAAAACCAGCCTCGAGCCTGGCCTGGCGAGCGGCTCTCTCGCTACTAGCTCTTGCAATCGCCATGGCACTCACGCGCGCCGCGAAGGCAGCGCCGCCCCCACTGCAGTTCGCCGCGTACCTGGCCGTAGCAGTCACGATAATCTCGACGCCCCTAATCCACCGCCAAGCAAGGACTTGA
- a CDS encoding winged helix-turn-helix transcriptional regulator: MKAPGHEAALALLASVALGIALVLYYQPTVYASPSFLPLDSRVTLFKTLNSTDMLLVLSLPPYAQLEKTRLGCIANASSVEATAPGLSLEVRREGGLYCIYASAVNPTPQFTSVEVRVHAALLQGQTEQLPAALLVAVAAVGAASYLSLTEKGRDIVFRVASVPVAYALVNRENALRNARRRLIYEYVRRNPGVGPRAISRGLGISFGEVQWHLSVLERVGLVARASLVKRALYYPAETPLHEWLPSFARRELGIRVRPEHVQRNEYRIRVLLAKGCTVAELKALLASTS, encoded by the coding sequence ATGAAGGCACCAGGTCACGAAGCGGCCCTGGCCCTGCTCGCCTCCGTAGCTCTCGGCATCGCCCTAGTCCTCTACTACCAGCCCACTGTATACGCCAGCCCTAGCTTCCTCCCACTAGACTCCCGGGTAACGCTGTTCAAGACCCTCAACTCGACAGACATGCTACTCGTACTCTCACTCCCGCCGTACGCGCAACTAGAGAAGACACGCCTAGGCTGTATCGCAAACGCCTCAAGTGTCGAGGCAACAGCCCCGGGGTTATCCTTAGAGGTTAGGAGGGAGGGCGGGCTCTACTGCATATACGCGTCAGCGGTGAACCCTACTCCTCAATTCACGTCAGTGGAAGTACGCGTCCACGCAGCCCTACTGCAGGGGCAGACAGAACAGTTACCAGCTGCTCTCCTGGTAGCGGTAGCCGCCGTGGGGGCAGCCTCATACCTGTCCCTCACCGAGAAGGGCAGAGACATAGTCTTCAGGGTAGCCTCGGTGCCAGTAGCGTATGCCCTGGTGAACCGCGAGAACGCCCTCAGGAACGCCAGGAGGAGGCTAATATACGAATACGTAAGGAGGAACCCGGGCGTGGGGCCGAGGGCCATAAGCAGGGGGCTCGGGATAAGCTTCGGCGAAGTGCAGTGGCACCTCTCAGTCCTCGAGCGCGTAGGCCTGGTAGCCAGGGCCAGCCTAGTGAAGAGAGCACTGTACTACCCGGCAGAAACGCCCCTACACGAGTGGCTACCCTCCTTCGCCAGGCGGGAGCTGGGGATAAGAGTGAGGCCCGAGCACGTCCAGAGGAACGAGTACAGGATACGTGTCCTACTAGCGAAGGGCTGTACAGTGGCGGAACTCAAAGCCCTGCTGGCATCCACGAGCTAG